One Dioscorea cayenensis subsp. rotundata cultivar TDr96_F1 chromosome 15, TDr96_F1_v2_PseudoChromosome.rev07_lg8_w22 25.fasta, whole genome shotgun sequence genomic region harbors:
- the LOC120277758 gene encoding lachrymatory-factor synthase-like: MISICRLVEGVPGKPGCVRYCSDVPPTDNVAREARSNPWVKERLLSLDPIGQSLSYEITKNNMGFIRYMAKLKMVGGGGGHDDGNEDGCNLEWCFEVDPVVGFSEKGFLVA; this comes from the coding sequence ATGATATCCATATGCAGGCTTGTGGAAGGAGTTCCAGGCAAACCAGGATGTGTCAGATATTGCTCTGATGTTCCACCCACTGATAATGTCGCTAGAGAAGCACGTTCCAACCCTTGGGTAAAGGAGAGACTTTTATCTCTAGACCCCATTGGTCAAAGTCTTAGCTATGAAATCACAAAGAACAATATGGGTTTCATAAGATACATGGCAAAGTTGAAGATggtgggtggtggtggtggtcatGATGATGGGAATGAAGATGGATGCAACTTGGAATGGTGTTTTGAGGTTGATCCAGTGGTTGGATTCAGTGAAAagg